The Nitrospira sp. KM1 genome includes a window with the following:
- a CDS encoding PleD family two-component system response regulator, giving the protein MSILIVDDFEEQRELLAMTLQRAGYRSIVFAESASQALARLGIGAGASSDRVDIVLMDLSMPDMDGLEACRRIRSDERLEHLPVIVVTAKTDASDLTAAYTAGATDYIRKPVIPAELVARVSMAMSLKEEFDSRIERENELHAQTQALGRTVQELKTLRGTLCLCAKCKRVKTASGLWQRMEDYLEEKLNAKITSSVCTKCTSEHSSKPLRNV; this is encoded by the coding sequence ATGAGCATACTGATCGTTGACGACTTTGAAGAGCAACGCGAACTCTTGGCCATGACACTCCAACGCGCAGGATACCGTTCTATCGTATTTGCCGAATCCGCCTCACAAGCGCTGGCACGCTTGGGAATCGGCGCTGGAGCTTCTTCGGATCGCGTGGATATCGTCCTCATGGACCTGTCCATGCCCGACATGGATGGACTCGAAGCCTGCCGGAGAATCCGATCGGACGAACGACTCGAACATCTCCCCGTCATTGTGGTGACCGCCAAGACCGATGCGTCGGACCTCACTGCGGCGTATACCGCTGGAGCGACGGACTACATCCGAAAGCCGGTCATTCCCGCCGAGTTGGTAGCCAGAGTCTCCATGGCCATGAGCCTCAAGGAAGAATTCGATAGCCGCATCGAACGTGAAAATGAACTGCATGCCCAAACCCAGGCGCTGGGCAGGACCGTCCAGGAACTCAAGACCCTGCGCGGCACGCTTTGCCTCTGCGCCAAATGCAAACGCGTGAAAACTGCGTCCGGGCTGTGGCAGCGGATGGAAGACTATCTGGAGGAAAAACTCAACGCCAAGATTACCTCCAGTGTGTGCACCAAATGCACGAGTGAACACTCGTCAAAGCCGCTGAGAAATGTGTAG